The Drosophila innubila isolate TH190305 chromosome 2L unlocalized genomic scaffold, UK_Dinn_1.0 4_B_2L, whole genome shotgun sequence genome segment agtataataaaataaataaaaattttattactcGCGTGATCAGCGTACCCTGCTTGAATTATGGAACAGCTGTCAAACGTATCGATAAGTGTAAGaggtttaaataaatatcgataGTGCATAAAACATTGCCAAACGTCATCGATATATCGACTGTTGCCAACTCTGCAATTTAATAGCTAGTTTTGAAAGTTCATggctagaaaaattttaaaattgctattagccggaaatttgactattttaaatatttattcagctACGCttttctatcaatttttttctaaaagcttgaaaaaagcacaaaaaacaaatttagatgctttccagccagaagcAGCTATTTTTCTTATCTAAAAAGTTCAACAGCTGATATATCGCAAGTAACAGCAGTAAAAACTAGTTCATCAAATTAGAGCGATTAATTAGTCTATTTTAACACTGTACACTTTGCCGCCTTAAATTGTGAACTGTAATGGCTagaattcaaattgatttttaacagCTTGAGATAAATAATTCTATGACATAACTGCGTatgtgtaaaatttatttttgtatattgtaataaaaattatcagTTAAAAGCGAAGAAAGAAAAGATGCTACTTTTGGAGCAAAGACTGTGCAATGCAGTTGAATCCATTgtgaatcaaaataaattcattgcaAATGGCTGTAAGCTTCAAGTACTGCGAACTTTTACCGATAAGCCGGAATGTAAGGCCGAGGGGAAACTGCCAAGGAAGTTGAGCCTGAAGAATGTTAATGTATCCGGGAAGCGTGTCTTTATGCGGGTCGACTTCAATGTGCCCATGAAGGATGGCAAAATAACGAACAATCAACGGATTCTGGCCGCGTTGCCAACCATTCATCATGTGCTGGAGCAGAATTGTAGATCTGTGGTTTGTTGAGAGAGAGGGTACTATATTTATGTCATGGAATGTGTAACAGACTCCATTAATTATACAAACTCTTGATAAGTAGGAAGAGCTGAGTCGATTTAACCAGATACCtctaaaaaataacatatacaGCCTGTCCACATTTTTCTGGTATCGGACTTCTGTATCACATATAGCTCTCATCGGACTTAAGGATCGTATATACACTTTTAgcttgaaaaacttttttgtttttttgagatacctCAACCAAAATTACATATTACCCATTTGGTGTTGCACTCTTCAAGCACActaaatatgcttaaaatcCGATTACTATAccatacagctgccataggaaagATCGTTCGATATTTGTcctttttgtttcttgagatatcttagTTGAAAACTTACCCATTGTGGAATTAATAATACTATAGAACCCGATTAAATTTTGCTGAATTTGGACTAACATATTATATCGATGTCATTAAAAGATAagatcaacttttagtatgaaaactttgtttttcttgaGATATCCTTACTAAACTCTGAAGTTATTcgctaaataatattatatggcTTCTAAATCCTCTATAGTTTTTAGgcttaaattgattaatatgTTACTCCTTGATCTCAGGTACTCGCTTCGCACTTGGGGCGTCCAGATGGTAAGAAGAACAAGGAATTCTCATTGTTACCTGTGGCAAGGGAGCTGGAAAAGGTGCTGGAGTGGCCAGTCTGCTTTATAGACGACTGTGTTGGAGAACTTGCAGTGGAAGCTGCCGAGAATCCACCTAAGGGAGCCGTTATGCTGCTGGAGAATCTTCGTTTTTATCCAGAGGAAACGGGCAGCTTCAAGGATGAGAAGGGAAACAAGGTTAAAGCTGATCCGGAAAAGATTAAAGACTACCGTTGCAAGCTATCCAAATTGGGAGACATCTATGTCAATGATGCCTTTGGGACAGCTCATCGTGCCCACAGCTCTATGATGGGCGAGGGATACGAAGTCCGTGCTGCTGGCTTTCTGCTGGACAAGGAATTGGAATACTTTGCCAAGGCGCTGGACAACCCAAAGAAACCATTTCTGGCTATATTAGGTGGCGCCAAGATTGCGGACAAGATACCGCtgataaacaatttgttgaaCAAGGTCGATCAGATGATTGTGGCTGGTGGCATGGCCTTCACATTCCTCAAGATCATCAACAGCATGGAGATTGGCAAATCATTGTACGATGAGAAGGGCGCCAAATTAATCAACGATCTCATGAACAAGGCCAAGGAGAAAAATGTCCAAATAATGTTACCCATTGACTTTAAATGCGCCCAAAAGATCGACAAAGATCCCGGCGAGATCAAGATGGCTGATATAAAGCAAGGCATACCCAAGGATTTTATGGGTCTCGATATTGGTGCGAAAACCATTGAAGAATACAACGCAGCCATTGTAAAGGCCAAGACTATCGTGTGGAATGGACCACCCGGTCTCTTTGAGAATGAGAAATTCGCTGATGGCACCAAGGCCATGCTGGAGGCTATTATTTGTGCCACAAGCCGAGGCGCCACCACAATTGTGGGCGGTGGAGATACGGCTACTGCTTGTAAGAATTTCGGAGGCACTGATCAAGTCTCCCATGTCTCCACTGGCGGTGGCGCTGCTTTGGAGTTACTCGAGGGCAAAAATCTACCCGGAGTCGCCGCCTTGTCAGATGCCAAGTGATAAATTACTGAatcatcaattaaaattttattcggttggtacttttatatttacacgtttgtaataatattcacagaaaaagaaatgtacgtgtatgtatatacaataaaaagtaCTAGACATtgttcaatataaattaaaaattgttaaagttttgcacaaaattgtaaaaaatctagaaaaaacataaaattcaaaaaatgcaataaagtaataatattgtaagccatggaaattaatttaaaaaaattctgtaAGATCACTTTCTGTACTGTTTTTCTATACTGAATATATTCAGCTTGTCAAGTCGagttttctttacatttgatggtgaaaatatttttggctaAAATGATTTTGGAACTTGAATCGCAGTCAATTTTGGGAGCCACGCCTTTTTCTCTCTATTAAGCCCAACtttgtttttgtcaaaaattaaagatttgtTCTAAATTATGGGTACAGGATTTAAAAGTTTGCGGAgtattccaatttcaattatcCTGTAAAATATTCAGTTCatttaaacacttttttttatagaattttattttattttaaaagtttcaagTAGTCGAAAGCATTCTTTTCAAGACCAGTTCTTCCATATTTCTTGACTTTATCCCGCTTTGTCAAATTGCTCAAGAAATGTTGGAATGggtcttgattttttttctcttttgactacatatacaatataataataataataataataataaaaataatgctcATTTTGGAATAACTTGCGGATTACACTTGGTGATTACGTTCAGACTTTGTGAAAGCTTTAAAtcttttcttttacatttataGGATCAAACAAGTGGGTTTTACGATCAGCGTTGCCAGAATTataacagttaaaaaaaagtgatgtgaaaacataaataaggggtaattaaagcaaaaaacggttgatataaaaagaaatagtaaaaaaactttgtaagctttaattcacattaaaattaatgaaattctgTTGGTTAAAGTGTTTTCCATTGATGTAAGAAACTGTGAAGACTCGGAATATcgaataagatttttttatgctaaacgttttttgtttaagtttgtttaggaaaattgtttttttgccAACTATTTTCTATGTTTTCGTATTTTAACTGTTAAAATTCTGACAGCACTGTTTGTGATCTTAAAAGTGTGAGAAGCATGACAAAGTCTGATTAGTTGATTTTATAGAGAATAACGTTAACAAATGTGGCCTTAGTCGAAGCTTATGAGCTCCGCAGTGGCGGGTTCGGCGGCTTTGGAGGCAGCCGGAATTGGTTCGGGTTCGTTTTGTGGTGGTGCAGGAGCAGCTGCCACCGCTTGAACGGTAGCGTCTACAGCTGATGGTGCTGATACAGTTACTGGTGGTTGCTGCTGAGTTGGTGCAACGGCTTGAGGAAttggtagttgttgttgttgttgtggtggtggtggaggAACCTGTTGTGTTGGAGCCGTTTGCGGTGGTGCAACCTGGACATTGGATAGCGGTGGATGCGATTGCACCacatgctgttgctgcagcatAGCATGGGCCAaatgtggtggtggtgcttgTGGCT includes the following:
- the LOC117780233 gene encoding phosphoglycerate kinase yields the protein MLLLEQRLCNAVESIVNQNKFIANGCKLQVLRTFTDKPECKAEGKLPRKLSLKNVNVSGKRVFMRVDFNVPMKDGKITNNQRILAALPTIHHVLEQNCRSVVLASHLGRPDGKKNKEFSLLPVARELEKVLEWPVCFIDDCVGELAVEAAENPPKGAVMLLENLRFYPEETGSFKDEKGNKVKADPEKIKDYRCKLSKLGDIYVNDAFGTAHRAHSSMMGEGYEVRAAGFLLDKELEYFAKALDNPKKPFLAILGGAKIADKIPLINNLLNKVDQMIVAGGMAFTFLKIINSMEIGKSLYDEKGAKLINDLMNKAKEKNVQIMLPIDFKCAQKIDKDPGEIKMADIKQGIPKDFMGLDIGAKTIEEYNAAIVKAKTIVWNGPPGLFENEKFADGTKAMLEAIICATSRGATTIVGGGDTATACKNFGGTDQVSHVSTGGGAALELLEGKNLPGVAALSDAK